From the Astatotilapia calliptera chromosome 6, fAstCal1.2, whole genome shotgun sequence genome, one window contains:
- the gtf2e2 gene encoding transcription initiation factor IIE subunit beta, which translates to MDPALLRERELFKKRALSTPTVEKRQAASDSGSHKKKKPKVDKESSSSSKLSSESNGSFNIKTSSGYKFGCLAKIVNYMKTRHQNGDTHFLTLDEILDETKLLDISMKQKQWLMNEALVSNPKIEVRDGTYGFKPKYNLKDKKALLRLLDKHDQLGLGGVLLEDVEEGLPNSAKAIKALGDQIIFVTRPDKKKILFYNDKHCQFAVDEEFQKLWRSVPVDSIDEDKIEEYLKKQGISSMQETGPKKVLPIQKRKKPAGPRKRNFKTHNNHLAGLLEDYSDGVPIKK; encoded by the exons ATGGATCCTGCTCTACTGAGAGAAAGGGAGCTTTTTAAGAAAAGGGCACTTTCCACCCCAACTGTAGAGAAGAGACAGGCTGCCTCAGACTCTGgatcacacaaaaagaagaaacccaAAGTTGACAAGGAGAGCTCCTCTAGTTCCAAACTCAGTAGTG aatcTAATGGCAGCTTCAACATTAAGACGAGCTCTGGGTACAAGTTTGGTTGCCTGGCCAAGATAGTAAATTACATGAAG ACGAGGCATCAGAATGGGGACACGCACTTCCTGACCTTAGATGAGATTCTTGATGAGACCAAACTTCTTGACATAAGCATGAAGCAGAAACAGTGGCTCATGAATGAG GCCTTGGTCAGCAATCCAAAAATTGAAGTCCGGGATGGAACCTATGGCTTCAAGCCTAAATACAACCTGAAGGACAAGAAAGCCTTACTGAGGCTGCTGGATAAGCACGACCAACTGGGCCTGGGAGGAGTCTTACTAGAAGATGTAGAGGAAGGGCTGCCCAATTCAGCCAAGGCCATCAAG GCTTTGGGGGATCAGATCATCTTTGTTACAAGACCAGACAAGAAAAAGATCTTGTTCTACAATGACAAGCATTGCCAGTTTGCGGTAGATGAAG AATTTCAGAAGCTGTGGAGGAGTGTTCCAGTTGACTCTATAGATGAGGACAAGATTGAAGAGTACCTGAAGAAACAAGGCATTTCCTCCATGCAAGAAACGGGACCAAAGAAAgtg TTACCAattcaaaagagaaagaagccAGCCGGACCGAGGAAGAGAAACTTCAAGACGCACAACAACCATTTGGCTGGATTACTGGAGGATTACTCAGATGGCGTGCCTATAAAGAAGTGA
- the smim18 gene encoding small integral membrane protein 18, whose translation MTNITATVHPNNLPLREEGVPLSLVSFQVQEVYPFHDGWNVACFVILLLFILTVLSLAALAVLYELLDCGCCAKGKTHHQLQEEGPGSCSKLMSSMCKEPESHTEVV comes from the coding sequence ATGACCAACATCACAGCTACTGTTCATCCAAACAATCTCCCACTGCGAGAAGAGGGAGTCCCTCTGTCCCTCGTCTCCTTTCAGGTCCAGGAAGTCTACCCATTTCATGATGGCTGGAATGTGGCCTGTTTTGTcatccttcttctttttattctcaCCGTCCTGTCCTTGGCAGCGTTGGCTGTGCTCTATGAGCTGCTGGACTGTGGGTGCTGCGCCAAAGGGAAAACACACCACCAGCTACAGGAGGAAGGGCCGGGAAGCTGCAGCAAGCTTATGAGTAGCATGTGCAAGGAGCCAGAATCCCACACTGAGGTGGTATAG